One genomic window of Elaeis guineensis isolate ETL-2024a chromosome 2, EG11, whole genome shotgun sequence includes the following:
- the LOC105041548 gene encoding LOW QUALITY PROTEIN: uncharacterized protein (The sequence of the model RefSeq protein was modified relative to this genomic sequence to represent the inferred CDS: inserted 1 base in 1 codon), with protein sequence MDRSHNISNRLKHRIAQMLLTSSCTTATIMNISENIPQEPXLPFNDLPVHRRGKLDQRPHPVAPLVQVSIDCSGRRSIHDASSPPNLPLTQEEEKRYQKKERKITESGVVNETGAGEGRKCTPASPSLPSNDNYYHSHSKQRKKATAEKKNKFVGKKKKPPSNGYGFSGSSSIGSDDEFGFFSSEEGEEEEEEEEEETWTLFSSKSFSSDSSEFYHRPSSKKITTKHKKSTRRPPVRRGARYFEDGWDQGIKFQPLIPISSKKKPPKAAEARTGFAVVKQSTNPYEDFRSSMVEMITEREMKEPEDLERLLHSYLSLNSPCHHPAILEAFADLWEAIFGQL encoded by the exons ATGGATAGGAGCCACAACATCAGCAACCGGTTGAAGCATCGAATAGCTCAAATGCTTCTCACCTCCTCCTGCACCACCGCCACTATAATGAACATCTCTGAAAACATCCCTCAAGAGC GGCTCCCCTTCAACGACCTCCCTGTCCACCGCCGAGGTAAGCTCGACCAACGTCCGCATCCCGTGGCTCCCCTCGTGCAGGTCTCCATCGATTGCAGCGGCCGCAGGTCCATTCACGACGCCTCCAGTCCTCCAAACCTTCCCTTGAcgcaagaggaggagaagaggtatcagaagaaagagaggaaaattaCAGAATCTGGAGTTGTCAATGAAACTGGAGCAGGGGAGGGGAGGAAATGTACTCCAGCTTCTCCTTCTCTTCCCTCCAATGATAATTACTACCACTCCCACTCCAAACAGAGGAAGAAGGCAACAGCCGAGAAGAAGAACAAGTTTGTAGGCAAGAAGAAGAAACCACCGTCCAATGGTTATGGATTTAGCGGCTCTTCTTCAATCGGCTCCGATGATGAATTCGGCTTCTTCAGCAGTGAAGAaggggaggaggaagaagaagaggaagaggaagagacgtGGACGCTCTTCTCTTCGAAGAGCTTCTCTTCGGACTCGTCGGAGTTCTACCACCGTCCTTCATCCAAGAAGATAACGACCAAACACAAGAAGTCCACCCGGCGACCACCGGTGAGAAGAGGCGCAAGGTATTTTGAAGATGGTTGGGATCAAGGCATCAAGTTCCAGCCTTTAATTCCCATCTCTTCGAAAAAGAAGCCACCGAAGGCGGCGGAGGCTCGGACCGGGTTTGCGGTGGTGAAGCAGTCGACCAATCCATATGAGGATTTCCGGAGTTCGATGGTGGAGATGATAACAGAGAGGGAGATGAAGGAACCTGAGGACTTGGAGCGGCTGCTCCACTCCTACCTCTCCTTGAATTCACCTTGCCATCATCCGGCAATCCTCGAGGCTTTTGCCGAT